Part of the Paenibacillus kyungheensis genome, TTTTGTAATTCTTCGCTACTCTTGATACCGATCACATCAGCACCGCCTACTTTTTTCTCGGCTAGTAGATCGTCTGGAGGCAGTTGGTCACTACCATTCATTTTACTATCGTAAGCGACCGAAGCGAGTTTCCATAGATCATCAGTGCTCAAGTTCGTATCGATATACGGATTGACCTGTTGTAAGATCGTCGGCAGATTCATAATTGAAGTGGTGGATTTCATTTTCTCACCAACCGCAGTTAAAAAGGCACGTTGTCTTTCCGTACGGGAAAAGTCAGACATGGCATCATGACGAAAACGTACATATTGCAGAGCAGTTTTGCCATCTAAATGTTGCATACCTGCTTTGAGATCAATATCGTATTCGTGTTTATCTGCTGCACTGGTATAATGCATATCTTTTTCAACGTTAAAATCAATACCGCCAACAGCGTCTACCAGTTTGATAAAGCCCTGGAAGTCCGTATAGACATAATATTGAATCGGAATACCAAGCAAGTCACTAACTGTTTTCATCGCTGTATTCGGTCCATGTGTAATCGCACTATTGATCCGATTCTCGCCATAACCAGAGATCGGAATATACGTATCACGCAGGATCGAGAATAAATGAATGGTTTTTTTGACAGGATCAAGTGAAGCGACAAGCATGGTGTCTGAGCGTGGAATTTCACCATCGTCTGCACTACGCGAATCGACACCCATTAAAAGAATATTGACAGGTTCGGTTCCTTCCCATACAGGAGGCTGAGTAGCGGCGACATTGGTAGGTTGCACATTTTTAAAAGGTGACGCATCGCCTGTTTTTTGTAATGCATCAATTTGATTATATACTGCTGTGAAGTAATAAATCGCATAGCCTATAACCGCAACTACAATGATCGCTACGGTCCAAAGCAGCGTTCGCTTTGTCTTTACATTCATGTTCTTTCTTCCTTTCGAGGGTGAGGTCTATACTATGTTTTCAGAATCTTAATGCCAATTTGAAAAATTGTTTATCACTTTTGATTGCTCTTCATGACACCCGTACATTATAATTTTTTTTTAGGCAACAATCAATTACAGCGAATTGACAAGATTGTTATAAATAACGCGAATTATAGCGCATTTCTAACATGAACATCAATCAAGCATAAAGGAGATACTCATGCAGGCGATCGAAGTACAAGATTTACGCAAAACCTTTCAGATTCAGAAGAGCCGCGGAGGATTAACCGGAGCACTGAAAGACTTATTCGCAAGGCAATATAATGAAGTTGCTGCGGTGAACGATATTACCTTTTCTATTCCACAAGGAGAAATCTGTGGATATATCGGGGAAAATGGTGCTGGCAAATCGACCACCATCAAAATGCTCACTGGTATTCTTGTCCCTACATCCGGACAGATTAAGGTTAACGGGTATGTGCCTTATCAAGAACGGGAAAAGTTCGTGCAGGGAATCGGTGTTGTGTTCGGACAAAGAAGTCAGTTGTGGTGGGATATAGGAGTAATAGAATCTTTTCAATTGCTTCGTAAAGTATATCAGGTATCTGAAGCAGATTACAAAAAACGCCTCGATGAGCTGGTGGAACGTCTGCAATTACAAGACTTATTAAGCCGTCCTGTACGTAAGCTGAGTTTGGGTCAGCGGATGCGTTGTGAATTAGTTGCAGCATTGTTACACAATCCATCGATTATTTTTTTGGATGAACCTACGATCGGTCTGGATATCGTCGTCAAATCCGAAATTCGTGAATTTCTAAAAGACCTTAATCGTACACAAGGGACAACGATTCTACTGACAACACATGATCTGCAAGATATCGAAGCACTCTGTTCGCGCGTGATTATGCTGGATGCTGGTAACGTCATCTATGATGGCGGCTTAGATGATCTGAAGACTCGCTGGGGTAAAGGCAAAGAAGTACGCTTCCAGTTCGGCAAAGCAGTGACTGCATCTCAGCTCCAAGCGTGGACAGCCAGTCTACCTGTACAGTGGACACAAGAAGGTGAACTTGTAGCTACAGCATTAGTAACTGCAGATACAGCCGTATCCGATGTGCTAACCGCAGTACTCAGTCAGGTCGAAATTCTGGATATTCAGATTTCCGAGACCAGTACCGATGAAATTGTACGTCAGATTTATAGTTCCGGTTCAGCCGAAAAGCCGGAGGTTAAGATTCATGTCTAGTCTGTATTGGGATTTTATTCGTATTCGTTTTTTGACGATGCTGGCATATCGAGTGAATTATTACTCTGGTATTCTGGTATATACGCTTAATATCGGTGTGTATTATTTTACATGGCAAGCGATCTACGGGGGCAAAGAGCAGATTGCAGGCTTTACAGCCGCACAGATGACCACGTATGTAGCTGTTTCATGGATGGCACGGTCGTTTTATTTTAACAATCTGGATCGGGAGATAGCGACCGAGATTCGAGACGGTACGATAGCGATTCAGTTTATCCGCCCGTACAACTATTTGATGGTCAAAATGATGCAAGGATTCGGTGAAGGATTGTTCCGTTTCTTATTATTTATGATTCCAGGGATGTTGATCGCATTACTATTATTTCCGGTTCAATTGCCGACAAGTATCACCTCTTGGATCGGTTTTCTGATCATGTTATTTTTTAGCTTTCTGATCAATTCGCAGATTAATATTATTATCGGAATGCTTGCTTTTTTTGTTGAAAATAACGAAGGTATGATGCGGATGAAGCGAATTGTCGTTGATCTATTTTCAGGGTTATTGATTCCAATTAGCTTTTTCCCGGGTTGGTTGGTATCGATTATGAATTTTCTACCTTTTCAAGCGATCACGTATTTGCCGGGTTCGGTATTTACAGGTCGTGTTAAAGGAACAGGCATTTTAGAAGTGTTAGGGATTCAGGTGGTCTGGTTTGTTCTATTATTAATTCCAATTTATTT contains:
- a CDS encoding LCP family protein, which codes for MNVKTKRTLLWTVAIIVVAVIGYAIYYFTAVYNQIDALQKTGDASPFKNVQPTNVAATQPPVWEGTEPVNILLMGVDSRSADDGEIPRSDTMLVASLDPVKKTIHLFSILRDTYIPISGYGENRINSAITHGPNTAMKTVSDLLGIPIQYYVYTDFQGFIKLVDAVGGIDFNVEKDMHYTSAADKHEYDIDLKAGMQHLDGKTALQYVRFRHDAMSDFSRTERQRAFLTAVGEKMKSTTSIMNLPTILQQVNPYIDTNLSTDDLWKLASVAYDSKMNGSDQLPPDDLLAEKKVGGADVIGIKSSEELQKYVQDALNKSVVEPTPVSTGTNKSGTSSDSSSGSSNSSSSTESSSPTNTGGSSSRSTSNSSSSSVQ
- a CDS encoding ABC transporter ATP-binding protein, whose amino-acid sequence is MQAIEVQDLRKTFQIQKSRGGLTGALKDLFARQYNEVAAVNDITFSIPQGEICGYIGENGAGKSTTIKMLTGILVPTSGQIKVNGYVPYQEREKFVQGIGVVFGQRSQLWWDIGVIESFQLLRKVYQVSEADYKKRLDELVERLQLQDLLSRPVRKLSLGQRMRCELVAALLHNPSIIFLDEPTIGLDIVVKSEIREFLKDLNRTQGTTILLTTHDLQDIEALCSRVIMLDAGNVIYDGGLDDLKTRWGKGKEVRFQFGKAVTASQLQAWTASLPVQWTQEGELVATALVTADTAVSDVLTAVLSQVEILDIQISETSTDEIVRQIYSSGSAEKPEVKIHV
- a CDS encoding ABC transporter permease; translation: MSSLYWDFIRIRFLTMLAYRVNYYSGILVYTLNIGVYYFTWQAIYGGKEQIAGFTAAQMTTYVAVSWMARSFYFNNLDREIATEIRDGTIAIQFIRPYNYLMVKMMQGFGEGLFRFLLFMIPGMLIALLLFPVQLPTSITSWIGFLIMLFFSFLINSQINIIIGMLAFFVENNEGMMRMKRIVVDLFSGLLIPISFFPGWLVSIMNFLPFQAITYLPGSVFTGRVKGTGILEVLGIQVVWFVLLLIPIYFIWRAARVRLFVQGG